In a genomic window of Alkalihalobacillus sp. TS-13:
- a CDS encoding murein hydrolase activator EnvC translates to MKRKMIAVLASASLLFAGFNHLGVDVVHAESLKDKINKVKEKREENKSTQDKVKEEIDKIKHNQDLLDAEIKKLDQQMADTQGKIESKENEISKTKEEIEKLKEEIKVLEKRIAERDKMLKDRVTAMYENGGSVQYIEVLLGSRSFGDFLDRVFALNEIAEQDKEILEAHKADKKLLEETKQKVEQKLEVLKNQMKELESLKASLKQKVDRKNSLLSELEKEEEHMHEELGNLEDEADLLQKQQSAFEAEKRRQEEEARRLAAKRAAEKRAAEEAAKRAASKKDNNKKSSSQSSNSSSTAPTPSVSGGLFIKPSDGYFTSGYGPRWGRMHPGIDIARGGTVPVVASASGTVIKSYYSSSYGNVIFIAHYLNGQTYTTVYAHLRERNVGNGASVQKGQRIGIMGNTGRSTGQHLHFEIHKGQWNSSKSNAINPRRFF, encoded by the coding sequence TTGAAAAGAAAAATGATAGCAGTTTTAGCATCTGCTAGTTTGTTGTTTGCTGGATTTAATCATTTAGGGGTAGACGTTGTTCACGCAGAGTCTTTGAAGGATAAGATTAATAAGGTGAAAGAGAAGCGTGAAGAAAATAAATCGACCCAGGATAAAGTGAAAGAAGAGATTGATAAGATAAAGCACAATCAAGACCTTCTTGATGCTGAAATAAAAAAGTTAGATCAACAAATGGCGGATACTCAGGGGAAAATCGAATCCAAGGAGAATGAAATTTCCAAGACTAAAGAAGAAATTGAAAAGCTTAAAGAAGAAATCAAAGTATTGGAGAAGAGAATTGCAGAGCGCGATAAAATGCTCAAGGATCGTGTAACCGCAATGTATGAAAATGGTGGCTCTGTGCAGTACATAGAAGTATTGTTAGGCTCAAGAAGTTTTGGGGACTTTCTAGACCGTGTTTTCGCATTGAATGAAATAGCAGAACAAGACAAAGAAATCCTTGAAGCACATAAGGCTGATAAAAAGTTACTTGAAGAAACAAAGCAGAAGGTTGAACAAAAGCTTGAAGTTTTGAAAAATCAGATGAAAGAACTCGAAAGTTTGAAGGCAAGCTTGAAACAAAAAGTAGATCGCAAGAATTCGCTATTAAGTGAATTGGAAAAAGAAGAAGAGCATATGCACGAGGAACTCGGTAATTTGGAAGATGAAGCCGACCTGCTACAAAAGCAGCAATCAGCGTTTGAAGCTGAAAAACGTCGTCAGGAAGAGGAAGCGCGACGCCTAGCAGCGAAACGTGCGGCTGAAAAACGTGCAGCTGAAGAGGCCGCAAAACGCGCAGCTTCAAAAAAAGACAACAATAAGAAATCTTCCAGCCAATCTAGTAATAGCAGTTCAACAGCTCCAACGCCATCAGTTAGTGGTGGATTATTCATAAAACCATCAGACGGTTACTTTACTTCTGGTTACGGACCAAGATGGGGAAGAATGCACCCTGGGATTGATATTGCCCGCGGTGGAACGGTTCCTGTTGTAGCCTCTGCATCTGGAACAGTTATTAAATCTTATTATTCTAGCAGTTATGGAAATGTAATCTTTATTGCCCACTATCTCAATGGACAAACCTATACAACGGTCTATGCTCACTTAAGAGAGCGTAACGTAGGCAATGGTGCATCTGTTCAAAAAGGACAGCGGATTGGAATTATGGGGAATACAGGTCGATCGACTGGCCAGCATTTACACTTTGAAATTCACAAAGGACAATGGAATTCAAGCAAATCAAATGCCATCAATCCAAGGCGATTCTTTTAG
- a CDS encoding aspartate aminotransferase family protein produces MEVLLLAQIRSNTKQSAELFEKAKKVIPGGVTANIKHIAPHPIFMDKGNGSKLYDVDGNEYIDYLLCYGALILGHGHPKVIEAAMNQMKDTGTTIFGTPHRLETTMAEKLISLYPGIEMARFTNSGLEATLLAIRMAMAYTGKPKLAKFEGHYHGGYDQVLLSVNPEELRAGNREHPNAVPESRGIPDYYLENTIILPFNDLDATEKILRDRAYEISSIIMEPVQGGFIPADQEFMKGLRKLTEELGILLIFDEVKTGFRLALGGAQEIYGIKPELTALGKVLGGGFPVGAIGGKKEIMEISAPDGGRDILTAGAENADKQNALFHSGTYNGHPTVLAGGLATIEVLEQEGVMEELIANTKFLRNELEKLYERFGIPMQTVGVGSIFNIVLAEGRIRNYRDMNKADTALRKELDYELLEHGVYTKPLNRYSMSVAHTEKDIAQTIDTHEKAIKTILHKRSTVESM; encoded by the coding sequence ATGGAGGTCCTACTGTTGGCACAAATAAGATCGAATACGAAGCAATCTGCAGAGTTATTCGAAAAAGCGAAAAAGGTAATTCCGGGAGGTGTCACTGCGAACATCAAGCATATCGCACCACACCCGATTTTCATGGATAAGGGGAATGGCAGCAAACTGTATGATGTTGATGGGAACGAATACATCGATTATTTGCTCTGTTATGGCGCATTGATTCTTGGACACGGTCATCCAAAAGTAATCGAAGCGGCTATGAATCAAATGAAGGATACTGGTACAACCATCTTCGGCACGCCTCATAGGCTAGAAACGACTATGGCTGAAAAATTGATTTCACTTTATCCAGGAATTGAAATGGCCCGCTTTACGAATTCCGGATTGGAAGCGACGTTGCTTGCCATCAGGATGGCGATGGCTTACACGGGAAAACCTAAGCTAGCCAAATTTGAAGGGCACTATCATGGTGGTTACGATCAGGTTTTATTAAGCGTGAACCCTGAAGAACTGCGTGCAGGTAATCGTGAACACCCGAATGCAGTGCCCGAATCACGTGGAATTCCAGACTACTATTTAGAAAATACAATCATTCTTCCGTTCAATGACCTTGATGCCACAGAAAAGATTTTACGAGATAGAGCATATGAAATTTCTTCGATCATCATGGAACCCGTACAGGGGGGGTTCATTCCTGCTGACCAGGAATTCATGAAGGGTCTTCGGAAGCTAACCGAAGAACTCGGCATCCTGCTCATTTTTGACGAGGTGAAAACGGGATTCAGATTAGCTCTTGGCGGCGCTCAGGAGATCTACGGGATAAAACCTGAACTCACGGCGCTCGGAAAAGTTCTAGGAGGTGGATTCCCAGTCGGCGCAATCGGAGGTAAGAAAGAGATCATGGAGATCAGTGCACCAGATGGCGGAAGGGACATCCTGACGGCTGGAGCGGAAAATGCGGACAAACAAAATGCGCTTTTCCATAGCGGCACCTACAACGGGCACCCGACCGTACTGGCAGGAGGTCTTGCGACAATCGAAGTGTTAGAGCAGGAAGGTGTCATGGAGGAGCTTATTGCAAATACGAAATTCCTGAGAAATGAGCTTGAAAAGTTGTATGAACGATTCGGTATCCCGATGCAGACGGTTGGGGTGGGTAGTATTTTCAACATCGTCCTCGCTGAAGGCAGAATCAGGAACTACCGCGATATGAATAAAGCTGACACGGCTTTGCGAAAAGAATTGGACTATGAATTGCTTGAACACGGGGTATACACGAAACCGCTCAACCGCTACTCCATGTCAGTCGCGCATACGGAGAAAGATATAGCGCAGACAATTGACACGCACGAAAAAGCGATCAAGACTATCCTGCATAAACGTTCAACCGTCGAGAGTATGTAA
- a CDS encoding L,D-transpeptidase family protein, whose amino-acid sequence MKLGLKKVIVGLLLVCFMFFFMQQPASASAGSFIIINKSNNQLAYFENNKLTKVFKVATGKQPSYTPEGRFKIVNKIVNRPYYTGKIPGGDPRNPLGNRWLGLNARGTWGTTYAIHGNNNARSIGQFVSAGCIRMYNDEVQWLFSKVPVNTPVIITTSGKSFTALASANGFNVKSGSVVPVSTTILKKGSRGAEVKNVQQRLTELGYSTKGIDGIYGKNTDTAVRKFQKTKKLKVDGVVGPATKKALGKM is encoded by the coding sequence ATGAAGTTAGGTTTGAAGAAAGTCATTGTCGGGCTGTTATTGGTTTGTTTCATGTTTTTCTTTATGCAGCAACCTGCGTCAGCTTCAGCTGGATCATTCATCATCATCAATAAGTCGAATAACCAGCTCGCTTACTTTGAAAACAATAAGCTGACGAAAGTGTTCAAGGTGGCTACAGGTAAACAGCCCTCTTATACACCAGAGGGTCGATTCAAGATCGTCAACAAAATTGTGAACCGTCCCTATTATACGGGCAAAATACCTGGGGGAGATCCGCGGAATCCGCTCGGAAACAGGTGGCTCGGCTTAAATGCTAGAGGTACATGGGGAACCACTTATGCAATCCACGGGAACAATAACGCTCGATCGATTGGTCAGTTTGTAAGTGCTGGATGTATTCGAATGTACAACGACGAGGTGCAATGGCTTTTCAGCAAAGTGCCCGTGAACACACCCGTCATCATCACCACGTCTGGAAAATCGTTTACTGCCCTTGCTTCAGCGAATGGTTTTAACGTAAAGAGTGGTTCTGTCGTTCCTGTTTCCACGACCATTTTGAAAAAAGGAAGTCGCGGTGCTGAAGTGAAAAACGTGCAGCAAAGACTCACTGAATTAGGGTACAGCACCAAAGGAATCGATGGGATATACGGTAAAAACACCGATACCGCCGTTCGTAAGTTTCAAAAAACGAAAAAGTTGAAAGTCGATGGCGTTGTTGGTCCTGCCACAAAGAAAGCACTCGGGAAGATGTAG
- the ppc gene encoding phosphoenolpyruvate carboxylase, producing MTTQELKHESKNDPTTPLRRDVNLLGNMLGEILVHHGGEELLNKVETIRNLTKELRNNRENATYEKLKSEIKSLQPPMRAQVIRAFSIYFHLVNIAELNHRIRRRREYQLFEDQGVQPYSIESAVLSLKDHNIEEKVIQGVLDELSLELIITAHPTEATKRTVLEIQKRIATILKQLDHPQLTANERERIMESLFNEVTVLWQTDELRHRKPTVMDEVRNGLYYFDQTLFDVLPDIHQELEDRLEESYPKAKWNVPNFLRFGSWIGGDRDGNPNVTPEITWETLNRQRNLVLKKYEEVLVELMKRFSHSMNRVKVSEELKAAVESEEALVPKEKRWPVKEELYRRKFAIILERLLQVGKSEAGYQSADELLVDLQLIQNSAKNHQPSKRELKMLRKLVRQVKLFGFHLATLDIRNHSGEHEAAITELFQKVGLHSDYSNLSEPEKVQLLEEVLKDPRPITLLNEDYSEETQKMLKVFQLIRDAHKEFGKNSIEVYLVSMTESASDLLEVLVLAKESGIYRLHADGTVESNLNVAPLLETVDDLVAGPEILKSLFEMDVYKKHLDNRKNHQEIMLGYSDGSKDGGTLTANWKLYKAQQEIHDMAKAYNVRLKFFHGRGGSLGRGGGPLNRSILSQPAETLGDGVKITEQGEVLSSRYLLSDIAYRSLEQGVSTLVEGAAHVSKETEQVDNRDGEQWDQAMEEIANVSLEKYQSLVFADKDFLTYFNEATPLQELGELNIGSRPMKRKDSTKFENLRAIPWVFAWTQNRQLIPAWYASGTGLANYASRSEDHLKQLQQMYENWPFFKSTIDNLQMALTKADVHTAKEYTALVGDQVLGERIFADIVEEYEKTKQVLLQITGDSELLDQQPTIQESVKLRNPYVDPLNFLQVELIKELREKETENEETLTEVLLTISGIAAGLRNTG from the coding sequence TTGACTACCCAAGAACTCAAACATGAATCCAAAAACGATCCTACAACACCTTTACGACGTGATGTGAACCTGCTCGGTAATATGCTCGGTGAAATTCTGGTCCATCACGGTGGGGAAGAACTATTGAATAAGGTTGAAACCATCCGGAACCTGACAAAAGAACTTAGAAACAATCGTGAAAATGCTACGTATGAAAAATTGAAAAGTGAAATAAAATCACTGCAACCCCCGATGCGTGCACAAGTGATCCGCGCATTCTCCATTTATTTTCACCTCGTGAATATTGCAGAACTAAATCATCGTATTCGTCGTCGCCGCGAATATCAACTTTTTGAAGATCAAGGCGTACAGCCATACTCAATCGAGAGTGCAGTTTTGTCGTTGAAAGATCATAACATCGAAGAGAAAGTCATTCAGGGCGTACTTGATGAATTGTCATTGGAATTGATCATCACTGCACACCCTACTGAAGCGACGAAGCGTACAGTACTCGAAATTCAAAAACGGATTGCTACGATCTTGAAGCAGCTCGATCATCCTCAACTGACGGCAAACGAACGTGAACGAATCATGGAAAGCCTGTTCAATGAGGTTACCGTCTTGTGGCAAACCGATGAATTGAGACATCGGAAACCGACCGTCATGGATGAAGTACGTAATGGACTCTACTATTTTGATCAGACCCTATTCGATGTACTTCCTGATATCCACCAGGAGTTAGAGGACCGTCTGGAGGAAAGCTACCCTAAAGCAAAATGGAATGTACCAAACTTCCTTCGATTCGGGTCATGGATCGGTGGAGACCGTGATGGCAATCCGAACGTGACACCGGAAATCACGTGGGAAACACTGAACAGACAGAGAAATCTCGTATTGAAAAAGTATGAGGAAGTCCTTGTCGAATTGATGAAACGATTCAGTCATTCCATGAATCGGGTAAAAGTGAGTGAGGAACTCAAAGCGGCTGTGGAAAGTGAGGAAGCCCTCGTTCCAAAGGAGAAGAGATGGCCAGTAAAAGAAGAATTGTATCGCCGGAAATTCGCCATCATTCTGGAACGTCTGCTTCAAGTAGGTAAATCAGAAGCAGGTTATCAGTCTGCGGATGAATTACTTGTTGACCTTCAATTGATTCAAAACAGTGCGAAAAACCACCAACCATCAAAACGCGAACTGAAAATGCTGCGTAAATTGGTACGCCAAGTGAAGCTATTCGGATTCCACCTGGCAACCTTGGATATCCGGAACCATAGCGGGGAGCATGAAGCAGCGATAACAGAACTTTTCCAAAAAGTAGGACTCCACAGCGATTATAGTAATCTCTCAGAGCCTGAAAAGGTACAGCTTTTGGAAGAGGTGTTGAAAGACCCGCGTCCGATCACGCTGTTGAATGAGGACTATAGTGAAGAAACACAGAAGATGCTGAAAGTCTTCCAATTGATTCGTGATGCACATAAGGAGTTCGGAAAAAACTCGATCGAAGTTTATCTCGTCAGCATGACAGAATCTGCAAGCGATCTGTTGGAAGTATTGGTACTGGCAAAAGAATCGGGAATTTACCGTCTGCATGCTGATGGAACAGTAGAAAGCAACCTGAATGTCGCGCCGTTGCTTGAAACGGTAGATGATCTGGTAGCTGGCCCAGAAATCTTGAAATCATTGTTTGAAATGGACGTCTATAAGAAACACCTGGACAATCGTAAAAACCACCAAGAGATCATGTTGGGCTATTCCGATGGAAGTAAGGACGGCGGAACGCTGACAGCGAACTGGAAACTTTATAAAGCACAGCAGGAAATCCACGATATGGCTAAAGCATACAACGTCCGCTTGAAATTTTTCCATGGTCGTGGAGGTTCTCTTGGCCGCGGTGGTGGACCGTTGAACCGAAGCATTTTATCACAGCCAGCTGAAACATTGGGTGATGGCGTAAAGATTACAGAGCAAGGTGAAGTCTTATCTTCTCGCTACCTATTGAGTGACATTGCGTACAGAAGCCTGGAACAAGGTGTTTCCACGTTAGTCGAAGGGGCAGCCCACGTGTCGAAAGAAACAGAACAGGTGGACAACCGCGATGGTGAACAGTGGGACCAAGCTATGGAAGAAATTGCGAACGTCTCTCTTGAAAAATATCAATCACTCGTGTTTGCAGATAAAGACTTCCTGACGTATTTCAATGAAGCGACTCCACTTCAAGAGCTCGGTGAATTGAACATCGGTTCACGACCGATGAAGCGGAAAGACAGCACGAAGTTTGAAAACTTGCGGGCGATTCCATGGGTGTTCGCCTGGACGCAAAATCGCCAGTTGATTCCAGCGTGGTATGCATCTGGCACAGGATTGGCAAACTATGCTTCGAGAAGTGAGGACCACTTGAAGCAATTGCAGCAAATGTATGAGAACTGGCCTTTCTTCAAGTCCACGATCGATAATTTACAGATGGCATTGACGAAAGCAGATGTGCATACGGCTAAGGAATATACAGCACTCGTCGGCGACCAGGTACTTGGTGAACGGATTTTTGCAGACATCGTAGAGGAATATGAGAAAACAAAACAGGTGCTGTTACAAATCACGGGTGATAGTGAACTATTGGACCAACAGCCCACGATCCAAGAATCAGTCAAGCTACGTAATCCATACGTAGACCCGTTGAACTTCCTGCAAGTCGAACTCATCAAGGAACTACGAGAAAAAGAAACAGAAAATGAAGAAACTCTGACAGAAGTACTGCTCACCATCAGTGGAATTGCAGCAGGACTTCGTAACACTGGTTGA
- a CDS encoding bifunctional UDP-sugar hydrolase/5'-nucleotidase yields the protein MKKLKIIHTNDLHSYFDHFAKASTLIKEYIDEETLLLEAGDFADFRSIELRGTRGLAAIELLEYLGYDALTIGNNEMFGGAETLEFMAQNSAFPFISNNLYKKDKTPFDGIVPSKILIKNGLRILITGSSPDMGDFSEGLGVHFTPYSRGIAREIERHQGTYDLCVVLNHIGTIADEDLARTIEGIDVIISSHDHQLFSEAKIVNGTIINSAGCYGNHIGLIELNVNGDKVELEGSATISTESSKSDAGVISILQKNKEKAIEILSRPLYKLCQPLWHDVIEENPITNLIADGLTDMLGCELGLINGGIVNAGVFDYISDKKLIEICPSPLNPTSFEIKGKDIKTAIQQSLDAQVCLSDGKGPGFRGKFVGRLHVSGATVVHNGKEVIEMLIGEEPILVDRWYTVASSDYLQRGSGYETLANNRNANYRAEEIRDVIRQYAKDRIHIEKALMTRWVEKNKIKI from the coding sequence ATGAAAAAATTAAAAATCATACATACGAATGATCTTCATAGCTATTTTGATCATTTTGCCAAAGCATCCACGTTAATCAAGGAATATATAGATGAAGAGACGCTACTTTTAGAGGCTGGGGATTTCGCAGATTTCAGAAGCATTGAACTCAGAGGGACAAGGGGGCTCGCTGCAATTGAACTGCTTGAGTACCTGGGATATGATGCCTTGACGATTGGAAACAATGAAATGTTTGGTGGCGCAGAAACACTGGAATTCATGGCTCAGAACAGTGCCTTTCCGTTCATTAGTAATAACCTTTATAAAAAAGATAAAACTCCGTTTGACGGTATAGTTCCTAGCAAAATTCTCATAAAGAACGGTCTTCGGATCCTAATTACCGGGTCATCACCAGATATGGGGGATTTCAGTGAGGGACTTGGTGTCCATTTTACGCCTTATAGTAGGGGAATTGCTAGAGAAATTGAAAGACATCAAGGTACATATGATTTGTGCGTTGTTCTGAATCATATTGGAACAATTGCTGATGAAGATTTAGCAAGAACCATCGAAGGCATTGATGTCATCATTTCTTCGCATGACCACCAGCTTTTTTCAGAAGCGAAAATAGTCAATGGAACGATCATCAACAGTGCGGGATGTTATGGCAATCATATCGGACTAATAGAACTGAATGTCAATGGGGATAAGGTTGAACTAGAGGGATCCGCGACCATATCAACTGAAAGTTCGAAGAGTGATGCCGGAGTGATCTCGATTTTACAAAAGAATAAAGAAAAAGCGATCGAAATCCTCAGCCGTCCCCTATATAAGCTCTGCCAGCCGTTATGGCATGATGTCATTGAGGAAAATCCGATCACGAACTTGATAGCTGACGGGTTGACGGATATGCTCGGATGTGAGCTTGGACTGATCAATGGTGGGATCGTCAATGCAGGGGTTTTTGACTACATTTCCGATAAGAAATTGATTGAAATCTGTCCTTCCCCCTTAAATCCAACTTCCTTTGAAATCAAGGGCAAGGATATAAAAACAGCCATCCAACAATCACTAGATGCTCAAGTTTGTCTATCAGATGGAAAAGGTCCAGGTTTCAGAGGGAAGTTCGTCGGTCGATTGCATGTTTCAGGTGCAACTGTTGTCCATAATGGGAAAGAAGTAATCGAGATGCTTATTGGGGAAGAACCTATTCTAGTTGATAGGTGGTATACGGTCGCGAGCTCTGATTACTTACAACGGGGTTCGGGCTATGAGACACTAGCAAACAATCGGAATGCCAATTACCGTGCAGAAGAAATCCGTGATGTAATCCGCCAATATGCGAAAGACAGGATACATATAGAAAAAGCATTGATGACCAGATGGGTAGAGAAAAATAAGATAAAAATCTAA
- a CDS encoding YndM family protein, whose amino-acid sequence MKHVKALLIKFVMVTAVLWVVLGLFYGVSFNDILGISTFLTLAAYIIGDLWILPRFGNAVATIADFGLAYLGVWLLGGGYIEENIPLGLASLYAAIGITIGEYFFHRYMENEILPDQGQPENEPVRQNNYVTEFSEEPNPDLNNNRDKQ is encoded by the coding sequence ATGAAACATGTCAAAGCTTTATTAATCAAATTTGTTATGGTGACAGCAGTCTTATGGGTCGTGTTAGGCTTATTCTATGGTGTGTCCTTCAACGATATCCTTGGAATCAGCACTTTTCTAACACTAGCAGCCTATATAATCGGTGATCTGTGGATCTTACCACGATTCGGAAATGCTGTCGCGACCATCGCTGATTTCGGGCTAGCCTACTTAGGTGTTTGGCTACTTGGAGGAGGCTATATTGAAGAAAACATCCCTTTAGGATTGGCTTCTTTATACGCAGCGATTGGCATTACCATCGGGGAATATTTCTTTCATAGGTATATGGAAAATGAAATATTGCCTGACCAAGGTCAACCCGAAAATGAACCTGTTCGCCAGAATAATTATGTGACTGAGTTTTCTGAAGAGCCGAATCCAGACTTGAATAATAATCGGGATAAGCAATAA
- a CDS encoding MurR/RpiR family transcriptional regulator → MDINVYKVISEKMPSMSKSQLKVAQYILKNPNQIPFLNVGKLAREADVSDATVVRFATYLGFSGYPEFQQHIQSSVQQQLTTTERLKMSQEVYGEKDEEITDILKGDVDNIQMTMKNLNIKSFRQAVECLLKARQVYIVANRSAAALGTFMHYYLNMILDNVEILDSIEKDSDRLYELNKDDLVVGISYSRYTKSTVEIFSYAKEKGAMTVALTDNLLSPLIPHADVSLTAASQMPSFIDSFVAPMSVINALIIYTAKAKQEGFEDRFDALEKVWERFDVFYCT, encoded by the coding sequence ATGGATATAAATGTGTACAAGGTCATCTCTGAAAAAATGCCATCAATGAGTAAATCACAATTGAAGGTCGCCCAATATATTTTGAAAAATCCGAATCAGATTCCATTTTTGAATGTAGGGAAATTGGCGAGAGAGGCTGATGTCAGTGATGCAACAGTGGTACGGTTTGCGACGTATCTTGGTTTCTCAGGGTATCCTGAATTCCAACAGCATATCCAATCCTCTGTCCAGCAGCAATTGACGACAACAGAACGCTTGAAAATGTCCCAGGAGGTTTATGGAGAAAAGGATGAAGAAATCACAGACATTCTCAAGGGTGATGTGGATAACATTCAGATGACGATGAAAAATCTGAATATAAAAAGCTTCCGACAAGCTGTGGAGTGCTTGTTGAAAGCACGGCAAGTTTATATTGTGGCGAACCGAAGTGCGGCAGCCTTAGGTACATTCATGCACTATTATTTGAACATGATCCTCGACAATGTAGAGATACTCGATTCGATTGAAAAGGATTCAGACCGGTTATACGAATTGAATAAGGACGATCTGGTCGTAGGGATCAGCTATTCGAGATATACGAAAAGCACTGTGGAGATCTTCTCCTATGCCAAAGAAAAAGGCGCGATGACCGTCGCTTTGACGGACAACCTGCTATCACCGCTTATCCCCCATGCAGATGTATCGTTGACCGCAGCGAGTCAAATGCCTTCGTTCATCGATTCTTTCGTCGCACCAATGAGTGTGATCAACGCTCTGATCATCTATACAGCTAAAGCAAAACAGGAAGGATTTGAAGATCGATTCGATGCATTAGAAAAAGTATGGGAAAGATTCGATGTCTTTTATTGCACTTAA
- a CDS encoding vanadium-dependent haloperoxidase: protein MKRDNYLRWSEVPYGGERNPPSDPVDPLAGSWPTYFIKRKGNHFVAPDGVIDFDLRHPNHIPWDEELRVVQRTLANITPEQIQIAKYWGAGVATKQWTPIIDRLIDTYGLTPTYAARVLAAVQAGINDTFVVTWYFKYLCDVARPIQYDQTLKPILCTPRFPTYVSGHSAISGCTEVILGYFFPGEAQRLHDLAEEDSISRLYGGIHFPVDLEQGLKLGRRIGQVVVSQLSQQKDSSGEYVDTPFVENLDADLPPPPYRQTIPYNFNEDCTSNTKFSKSKKNKPLFYFPKRNKNNVNNIFNWD, encoded by the coding sequence ATGAAAAGAGACAATTATTTAAGATGGTCAGAAGTACCTTATGGAGGAGAAAGAAATCCACCTTCTGACCCGGTTGATCCTTTAGCTGGTTCATGGCCAACTTATTTTATAAAACGAAAAGGAAACCACTTTGTGGCACCTGATGGGGTCATTGATTTTGACCTTCGACATCCGAATCATATTCCGTGGGATGAAGAATTGAGAGTTGTACAACGAACATTAGCGAATATAACTCCTGAACAGATCCAGATAGCTAAATATTGGGGCGCAGGGGTTGCAACAAAACAATGGACACCGATCATCGATAGATTGATTGACACATACGGATTGACACCAACTTACGCTGCAAGAGTTTTAGCTGCTGTCCAAGCAGGAATTAACGATACATTTGTTGTGACTTGGTATTTTAAATATCTATGTGATGTTGCCCGGCCGATACAATACGATCAGACACTAAAACCTATTTTATGTACACCTCGATTTCCTACTTATGTATCTGGTCATTCTGCAATCTCAGGATGTACAGAAGTCATTTTGGGCTACTTTTTCCCAGGGGAAGCCCAAAGGCTTCACGATCTTGCTGAAGAAGACTCGATTTCAAGGCTTTATGGAGGGATTCACTTTCCGGTGGACCTTGAACAGGGATTGAAACTTGGAAGGCGTATTGGACAAGTTGTTGTTTCGCAATTGAGTCAACAAAAGGATTCAAGCGGTGAATATGTGGATACCCCGTTCGTAGAAAACCTGGATGCTGATCTGCCTCCGCCACCATATAGACAAACGATCCCATATAATTTCAACGAAGATTGTACATCCAACACCAAATTTTCTAAATCTAAAAAGAATAAACCCTTATTTTATTTTCCAAAAAGAAATAAAAATAATGTAAACAATATATTTAATTGGGATTAA
- a CDS encoding HAD family hydrolase, which yields MKALIFDFDGTLANTLPVCFHAFQTVFNRYDDRDLTDDEIKEMFGPSETGIIKENLTHAEKDQAIELFYEKYSDSHRQLVDSNEEIIELLTYVKDKGMKLGIFTGKARRSLDISLQELDMDGMFDVIITGDDVTNPKPNPEGLQKALSQLGINEKEAMFIGDSNADIEAGLAANVHTAAVQWLPDYQTSQFESKTDSIYKSVNQFLESFDQRTSKA from the coding sequence ATGAAAGCATTGATTTTTGACTTTGATGGAACGTTAGCAAACACGTTGCCTGTCTGTTTTCATGCATTTCAGACCGTTTTTAACCGATATGACGACAGAGACCTGACAGATGACGAAATAAAAGAAATGTTCGGACCTTCGGAAACCGGGATCATTAAAGAGAACCTCACCCACGCCGAAAAGGATCAAGCCATCGAGCTGTTCTATGAAAAATATTCGGATAGTCATAGACAGCTAGTCGATTCAAACGAAGAAATCATTGAATTACTTACATATGTTAAAGATAAAGGGATGAAATTGGGGATTTTTACAGGGAAAGCAAGACGAAGTTTAGACATCTCCCTTCAAGAGCTTGATATGGATGGAATGTTCGACGTAATCATCACAGGGGATGATGTTACCAATCCGAAACCAAATCCGGAAGGTCTGCAGAAAGCATTATCGCAGTTAGGGATCAACGAAAAGGAAGCGATGTTCATCGGAGATAGTAATGCAGATATTGAAGCGGGTCTTGCAGCAAATGTTCATACAGCTGCTGTCCAATGGCTTCCGGATTATCAAACTTCTCAATTTGAATCTAAGACGGATTCCATATATAAAAGTGTAAATCAATTCCTTGAGTCATTTGACCAGAGGACTTCAAAAGCTTGA